A genomic segment from Daphnia carinata strain CSIRO-1 chromosome 1, CSIRO_AGI_Dcar_HiC_V3, whole genome shotgun sequence encodes:
- the LOC130702724 gene encoding uncharacterized protein LOC130702724 isoform X2 — protein sequence MPTSLLTETSRICSRHFDANDVVKGVTILNVFHPYKYWRLRDGAVPKHFLILDVTSRPPLQNILQETCNNLRKGLHCEPNGGTLKRKGAQIGGTNKKKTKTSKLQHNQRASTADSEMETLNLPQIDQLENVTATEEQSELTTGNSEVEMLSLPQMEQLENVTATEEQSELITGNSEVEMLSLPQMEQLENVTATEEQSELTTGNSEVEMLSLPQMEQLENVTATEEQSELTTGNGEVEMLSLPQMEQLENVTATEEQSELTTVDTLNRYGMEVYEGSQTNDGISAQHSQKPVENIVAILQEPCNEQESHPSVEEKLHYNSTAANGVMEVNEATIPITEKSTNAEFQTNFATYQSLSLMVKLPDDGHGWMWSYNSHNQTIFCTNPDMLPHGNMLVRTVQVLNGQKVLYYFNGKNISLNDLVETFSSIEELSKIILNVLVVKTRFH from the exons ATGCCAACAAGTCTATTGACAGAAACGTCTCGAATATGTAGTCGTCATTTTGATGCCAACGACGTAGTAAAAGGAGTCACTATATTAAATGTATTCCATCCCTATAAATATTGGAGACTTAGAGATGGTGCAGTTCCAAAACATTTCTTAATTCTAG ATGTGACGAGTAGACCACCACTACAAAATATCCTACAAGAAACGTGTAATAATCTGAGGAAAG GGCTACATTGTGAACCAAATGGGGGTACGTTGAAACGTAAAGGTGCACAAATAGGTGgaacaaacaagaagaaaacaaaaaccagtaaACTACAGCATAACCAGAGAGCAAGTACAGCTGATAGCGAAATGGAAACGTTGAATTTACCACAGATAGATCAATTAGAAAATGTGACTGCCACTGAAGAACAATCAGAACTGACCACTGGTAATAGCGAAGTTGAAATGTTGAGTCTACCACAGATGGAACAACTAGAAAATGTCACTGCCACTGAAGAACAATCAGAACTGATCACTGGTAATAGCGAAGTTGAAATGTTGAGTCTACCACAGATGGAACAACTAGAAAATGTCACTGCCACTGAAGAACAATCAGAACTGACCACTGGTAATAGCGAAGTTGAAATGTTGAGTCTACCACAGATGGAACAACTAGAAAATGTCACTGCCACCGAAGAACAATCAGAATTGACCACTGGTAATGGCGAAGTTGAAATGTTGAGTCTACCACAGATGGAACAACTAGAAAATGTCACTGCCACCGAAGAACAATCAGAATTGACCACTG TAGATACATTGAACAGATATGGCATGGAAGTCTATGAAGGCTCTCAAACCAATGATGGAATATCAGCCCAACATAGCCAGAAACCAGTAGAAAACATCGTTGCTATTTTACAAGAACCTTGCAATGAACAAGAGAGTCATCCAAGTGTAGAAGAAAAATTACATTACAACTCAACAGCAGCCAATG GTGTGATGGAAGTTAATGAAGCAACCATTCCTATTACCGAAAAATCTACAAATGCTGAGTTTCAAACAAACTTTGCTACTTATCAATCGCTTTCACTTATGGTGAAATTACCAGATGATGGGCATGGATGGATGTGGTCGTATAATAGCCacaatcaaacaattttttgcaCCAATCCGGATATGTTACCACATGGGAATATGTTAGTGAGAACCGTGCAAGTTCTGAACGGCCAAAAAGTATTGTACTACTTCAATGGCAAGAATATCTCGCTCAACGATCTTGTGGAGACTTTTTCATCAATAGAAGAGCtttctaaaattattttaaatgtaCTTGTCGTAAAAACCCGGTttcattaa
- the LOC130702724 gene encoding uncharacterized protein LOC130702724 isoform X1, translating to MPTSLLTETSRICSRHFDANDVVKGVTILNVFHPYKYWRLRDGAVPKHFLILDVTSRPPLQNILQETCNNLRKGLHCEPNGGTLKRKGAQIGGTNKKKTKTSKLQHNQRASTADSEMETLNLPQIDQLENVTATEEQSELTTGNSEVEMLSLPQMEQLENVTATEEQSELITGNSEVEMLSLPQMEQLENVTATEEQSELTTGNSEVEMLSLPQMEQLENVTATEEQSELTTGNGEVEMLSLPQMEQLENVTATEEQSELTTDTLNRYGMEVYEGSQTNDGISAQHSQKPVENIVAILQEPCNEQESHPSVEEKLHYNSTAANVVRYINQGVMEVNEATIPITEKSTNAEFQTNFATYQSLSLMVKLPDDGHGWMWSYNSHNQTIFCTNPDMLPHGNMLVRTVQVLNGQKVLYYFNGKNISLNDLVETFSSIEELSKIILNVLVVKTRFH from the exons ATGCCAACAAGTCTATTGACAGAAACGTCTCGAATATGTAGTCGTCATTTTGATGCCAACGACGTAGTAAAAGGAGTCACTATATTAAATGTATTCCATCCCTATAAATATTGGAGACTTAGAGATGGTGCAGTTCCAAAACATTTCTTAATTCTAG ATGTGACGAGTAGACCACCACTACAAAATATCCTACAAGAAACGTGTAATAATCTGAGGAAAG GGCTACATTGTGAACCAAATGGGGGTACGTTGAAACGTAAAGGTGCACAAATAGGTGgaacaaacaagaagaaaacaaaaaccagtaaACTACAGCATAACCAGAGAGCAAGTACAGCTGATAGCGAAATGGAAACGTTGAATTTACCACAGATAGATCAATTAGAAAATGTGACTGCCACTGAAGAACAATCAGAACTGACCACTGGTAATAGCGAAGTTGAAATGTTGAGTCTACCACAGATGGAACAACTAGAAAATGTCACTGCCACTGAAGAACAATCAGAACTGATCACTGGTAATAGCGAAGTTGAAATGTTGAGTCTACCACAGATGGAACAACTAGAAAATGTCACTGCCACTGAAGAACAATCAGAACTGACCACTGGTAATAGCGAAGTTGAAATGTTGAGTCTACCACAGATGGAACAACTAGAAAATGTCACTGCCACCGAAGAACAATCAGAATTGACCACTGGTAATGGCGAAGTTGAAATGTTGAGTCTACCACAGATGGAACAACTAGAAAATGTCACTGCCACCGAAGAACAATCAGAATTGACCACTG ATACATTGAACAGATATGGCATGGAAGTCTATGAAGGCTCTCAAACCAATGATGGAATATCAGCCCAACATAGCCAGAAACCAGTAGAAAACATCGTTGCTATTTTACAAGAACCTTGCAATGAACAAGAGAGTCATCCAAGTGTAGAAGAAAAATTACATTACAACTCAACAGCAGCCAATG TTGTACGTTATATCAATCAAGGTGTGATGGAAGTTAATGAAGCAACCATTCCTATTACCGAAAAATCTACAAATGCTGAGTTTCAAACAAACTTTGCTACTTATCAATCGCTTTCACTTATGGTGAAATTACCAGATGATGGGCATGGATGGATGTGGTCGTATAATAGCCacaatcaaacaattttttgcaCCAATCCGGATATGTTACCACATGGGAATATGTTAGTGAGAACCGTGCAAGTTCTGAACGGCCAAAAAGTATTGTACTACTTCAATGGCAAGAATATCTCGCTCAACGATCTTGTGGAGACTTTTTCATCAATAGAAGAGCtttctaaaattattttaaatgtaCTTGTCGTAAAAACCCGGTttcattaa
- the LOC130702725 gene encoding replication factor C subunit 2-like translates to MEIDVKENSLSVDPTKISGKKDNMPWVEKYRPVTFKEIVGNEDAVGRLEVFAREGNTPNIIIAGPPGVGKTTTILCLARTLLGQNYKDAVLELNASNERGIDIVRNKIKMFAQQKVTLPKGRQKIIILDEADSMTEGAQQALRRTMELYSKTTRFALACNTSDKIIEPIQSRCAMIRYGKLSDAQILAKMIEVCQLEHVSHTDDGLEAIVFTAQGDLRQALNNLQATVQGFGHVNSENVFKVCDEPHPMLIKDMIDHCVKGNIDDAYTIMAHLYELGYAAEDIISSVFRVCRNHTLPEYIMLEFIQEIGLTHMKIAQGLGSLLQMSGLLARLCKRVIAPEKFSM, encoded by the exons ATGGAAATAGACGTTAAAGAAAACTCCCTGTCAGTCGATCCAACGAAAATTAGTGGGAAGAAAGACAATATGCCATG GGTAGAAAAGTATCGCCCAGTAACTTTCAAAGAAATTGTTGGCAATGAAGATGCAGTTGGCAGATTGGAAGTTTTTGCAAGAGAAGGGAATACTCCGAATATCATAATTGCT GGGCCTCCTGGTGTGGGGAAAACAACCACAATTCTTTGCCTAGCTCGCACCCTGcttg GACAAAACTACAAAGATGCTGTATTAGAACTTAATGCATCAAATGAAAGAGGAATTGATATTGTGaggaacaaaatcaaaatgtttgcCCAACAAAAAGTTACTTTACCAAAAGGcagacaaaaaataattatattgGATGAAGCAGACAG catGACTGAAGGTGCCCAACAGGCTCTCcgac GTACCATGGAACTGTATAGTAAAACAACGCGGTTTGCATTGGCCTGTAATACTAGTGATAAAATTATAGAGCCGATTCAG AGTCGATGCGCCATGATTAGATATGGAAAATTAAGTGATGCGCAAATTCTTGCGAAGATGATAGAAGTTTGTCAACTAGAACATGTCAGTCACACCGATGATGGACTAGAAGCAATTGTCTTTACGGCACAAGGGGACTTACGACAG GCATTAAACAATCTGCAGGCAACAGTACAAGGCTTTGGTCACGTAAAcagtgaaaatgtttttaag GTATGCGATGAACCTCATCCCATGTTAATCAAAGACATGATTGACCACTGCGTAAAAGGAAATATCGACGATGCCTATACG ATTATGGCGCATTTGTACGAATTGGGATATGCAGCTGAAGACATCATATCCAGCGTGTTTCGAGTGTGCCGAAATCACACCCTTCCAGAATACATTATGCTTGAGTTTATCCAG GAAATAGGGTTAACGCACATGAAAATAGCTCAAGGGCTGGGTTCGTTACTGCAAATGTCTGGCTTGCTTGCGCGATTGTGCAAGCGAGTGATCGCCCCTGAAAAGTTTTCCATGTGA